The Coffea arabica cultivar ET-39 chromosome 8e, Coffea Arabica ET-39 HiFi, whole genome shotgun sequence genome window below encodes:
- the LOC113704031 gene encoding DEAD-box ATP-dependent RNA helicase 5 — protein sequence MENPEKVAHKKQKNKYKRKHEQAEEEAEAEAVIIATESKKDKKKKKKLKQDEILNNGLSPEFDEKAEIFDGSAVESKKKKKKQRQEDFLNNGLSSNFDEKAEIANGSVKESEKKKRKRKKNEEGEEGVKDSLSNGLLEKSKESKKIGGDEGNVEVSDSNDGVIVSGKNVNDSKYKALKSFADSGLPDNVLESCRKFDKPSPIQSHSWPFLLDGRDFIGIAATGSGKTLAFGIPAIMHVLSERKSKTSKKVIPLCLVLSPTRELAQQIADVLSDAGQPSGVKSVCLYGGTSKAPQISSLKSGMDIVIGTPGRLKDLIEMGVCQLNEVSFVVLDEADRMLDLGFEPEVRAILSQTCSARQMLMFSATWPLPVHKLAQEFMDPNPVKVVVGSEDLAANHDVMQIVEVLDDRARDERLTNLLEKYHKSRRNRVLVFVLYKKEASRVENMLQRRGWKVVSISGDKAQNARNQALSLFKEGSSPLMIATDVAARGLDIPDVEVVINYSFPLTTEDYVHRIGRTGRAGKKGVAHTFFTKENKGLAGELINVLREAGQVVPAALLNFGTHVKKKESKLYGAHFREIDANAPKATKVKFGDSDDES from the exons ATGGAAAACCCGGAAAAGGTAGCTCATAAGAAGCAAAAGAACAAGTACAAGAGAAAACATGAACAAGCTGAGGAAGAAGCTGAAGCAGAGGCGGTGATAATTGCCACAGAGTcaaaaaaagacaagaaaaagaagaagaaactgaAGCAAGATGAGATTTTGAATAATGGGTTGTCCCCAGAATTTGATGAAAAGGCTGAAATCTTTGATGGGTCAGCTGTGGAatccaagaaaaagaagaagaaacagagACAAGAAGACTTTTTGAATAATGGGTTGTCGTCAAATTTTGATGAAAAGGCTGAAATAGCTAATGGGTCAGTTAAGGAATccgagaaaaagaagagaaagaggaagaaaaatgaagaaggagaagagggTGTGAAAGACAGCTTGAGTAACGGGCTTTTGGAGAAAAGTAAAGAGAGCAAGAAGATTGGCGGGGATGAGGGAAATGTGGAGGTGAGTGATAGTAATGATGGTGTGATTGTATCTGGAAAAAATGTCAATGATAGCAAGTACAAGGCTTTGAAATCATTTGCGGATTCAGGGCTTCCTGATAATGTGCTGGAATCCTGCAGAAAGTTCGATAAGCCGTCTCCAATTCAGTCTCATTCTTGGCCTTTTCTGTTGGATGGTCGCGATTTTATTGGCATTGCAGCAACTGGATCCG GTAAGACGTTGGCATTTGGAATTCCAGCTATTATGCATGTATTAAGCGAGCGAAAAAGTAAGACATCGAAGAAGGTTATTCCACTTTGCCTTGTACTTTCGCCTACAAGAGAGTTAGCTCAACAG ATTGCAGATGTACTTTCTGATGCTGGACAGCCTAGTGGAGTGAAGTCTGTTTGTCTATATGGAGGAACTTCAAAAGCACCTCAGATATCTTCTCTAAAGTCGGGCATG GATATTGTTATTGGAACACCAGGTCGTTTGAAGGACCTAATCGAAATGGGAGTGTGCCAGCTCAATGAGGTTTCTTTTGTG GTGTTAGATGAAGCTGATCGGATGCTTGACTTGGGTTTCGAACCAGAAGTTCGTGCTATATTGAGCCAGACATGCTCTG CTCGTCAAATGCTAATGTTTAGTGCAACATGGCCTCTGCCAGTTCACAAGTTAGCTCAAGAATTCATGGATCCAAATCCTGTTAAG GTAGTTGTTGGGTCTGAAGATTTGGCTGCCAACCATGATGTCATGCAAATTGTAGAG GTCTTGGATGATAGAGCACGTGATGAACGTTTGACAAATTTGTTGGAGAAATACCATAAATCTAGAAG GAACAGAGTGCTAGTTTTTGTTCTGTACAAGAAAGAAGCATCTCGAGTTGAGAATATGCTACAGAGAAG GGGATGGAAAGTTGTTTCTATAAGTGGTGATAAAGCACAAAATGCCCGTAATCAGGCCCTCTCCCTGTTTAAGGAGGGAAGCTCTCCTCTAATG ATAGCCACCGACGTGGCTGCTCGAGGATTAGACATTCCTGACGTTGAGGTTGTAATCAACTACAGTTTTCCGCTAACAACAGAGGATTATGTACACAGAATTGGAAGGACTGGACGAGCTGGTAAGAAGGGTGTGGCTCACACATTCTTCACAAAAGAGAATAAG GGACTTGCAGGGGAGTTGATAAACGTCCTCAGAGAAGCTGGGCAGGTTGTTCCTGCTGCCCTCTTGAACTTTGGGACGCATGTCAAAAAGAAG GAATCCAAGCTGTATGGTGCACATTTTAGAGAAATTGATGCAAATGCTCCGAAAGCTACGAAGGTAAAATTTGGCGACTCTGATGATGAGAGTTGA